GATCCTCTCGATCCCGCTTATATCATGCACCTTATATAAAAGTTCCGTAAAATTAATATTTTCGTCAAGGTTTTTTCCGAATGAGTTCACATTTTGTCCCAGGAGGGTTATCTCCTTGACCCCTTTGTCAGCGAGGAATTTTACCTCATCCAGAATTTCCGCGGAGTGTCTGCTTTTCTCACGTCCGCGGACATAAGGCACTATGCAGTAAGAGCAGAAGTTATCACACCCTTTCATTATAGTCACAAAGGAACTGTGCCCCGCCTGCCGTCCGAACACGGGAACCTTAAGCTCGCCCCCTTCAAACTCGGTGTAGCAGACCTTCTCCCCATTCTCCACCATCTCTACAGCCTCACCAATGCGGGCGATAGCATCCGTTCCCAGAACAAAGTCAGTCTGCGGATAACGCTTAAGCAGGGCTTCACCGTCCTGCTGCGCCACACATCCGCAGACACCGATTTTGAGGTTCGGGTTTTTCTTCCTGATTTTCTTAAGTCTCCCCAGTTCGCTGGATACTTTATGGTGGGGTTTTTCCCTCACGCTGCATGTATTTAAAAGTGCGTAATCAGCTTCTTCCGGTGTTTCCGCCTGAGTAAAGCCCATGGCGGAGAAGAAGGAAGCCAGCCTTTCCGAGTCGTACTCATTCATCTGGCATCCGTATGTGCTTATGTAAAAACTTCTGCTCAAAACTAATATGCTCCTTCTTTTTTAATCACTGCCTTCACTGTCTTTAAAATTATCATTATATCAAGCCATATGCTCCAGTTTACAACATACCAGCTGTCAAGCCCCACACGGAAGGGGTAGTCGGTGTCGCTCCTTCCGCTGACCTGCCACAGGCCTGTAATCCCCGGCCGCACCATGCAGTAGTATTCGCCGTCCCTGCCGTAATATTCATCCAGCTCTGTCCTGATAATAGGCCTTGGCCCCACCACGCTCATATCCCCTTTCAGTACGTTGATGAACTGGGGCATTTCGTCTATGGATGTTTTTCTTATAAATCTGCCCACTTTTGTAACTCTGGGGTCATCCTTAAGCTTGAATGAGGCTTCCCACTCAGCCCGCTTTGCAGGGTCGCTTTCCAGAATCTCTTTCAGACGGACATCGGCATCCTTATACATTGAGCGCATCTTCAGGACTCCGATGAGTTTTCCGCCCCTGCCTATGCGCTTGTGGCTGTAGAAAGGCGAACCCTTGGACTCAAGACGGATGGCAATTGCCGCAGTTATTATTATAAGCCCTGCAAAAGGGAGCACAAGGAGGGTAAATGCTATATCAAAAGCCCGTTTTGCTATCTTGTTGGCTGTTGAGACCAGATTGTTTTTTGATTTCAGCACAAAAAGCTTGTTATTAAAGAGGTAATGGAACTCACTGTTCATCATCGCCGCCCTTCCGGGTTCCGGCACGGTTATTATCTTGCCCACTCTCCGCCTTACGCTGGTGGTCAGGGCGGTTATTTCATCATGGCTCATCTCGTCTTCAACGAAGACAACCGCAGAAACATCATCCAGCAGTTTTTCTATATCACCGCCAAGAACAGGGTAGGCAGCATTTCTGACCTTCACAGTGTCCGTGCTGCTGCCGCTTACAGGGTAAAAGCCTTTAAGCTCATAGCCGTACCCTTTTTCAGCCAGAAGCGCGGCTGCTGCCTCGGAAGCGGATTCCCCTGTGCCTGCTATGATTATTTTTTCAGTACCCAGACCCATTGAAAAAAGGAATCTTTTGCCTATTCTCCGCACCAGAGGGAAAAGGAAAATACCGTAAAAACACATGAATACAAGGGTAAGACGCGATACCATATCTGTCATTTTACCTACAGAAACTATGGCAAATATAAGTACAAGGCTGAACACGACTGCGCTTATCAGCCCTCTGGTTTCATCGAAAGTGGTTAGTCTTCTGGTATACAGCCCTTTGTAGGCAATCACGGAAATAACGATAACAGGCATCCACCAGAAGCCCGCAAAATACATGAAGGAGAAGCCGAATCTTGTGACCTCAGGGAAGAGAATATCGACTGTATTTCTGGATATTACCGCAGCTTCGAGGGTGATGTAATAAGTGAGCAGGTCAATGAGCATGACAGCGGGTGCAAAAGTCCATCTCATAGTTTAATAAACCTCCCGGCGGCCTCGAAGACTGAGTTCACTGATATTTCATCCATAGATCTGCCCTCTTTCTCCTCAAATCCGAGGCTGATATAGGGCTCCGCACACGCAAGCGAAATGGAATTTTCGCCCGCAGCACCCCATCTTTCCGGACGGACAGCACCGCATATGTCCACCACAGAGCAGCCAAGAGCGGATGCAAGGTGCATTATGCCTGTATTTACACTGATTACAAGTGAAGAAGATTTAAGCAGACGTGCAGTCTCCGCCAGAGAACACCCGGCAGCATTCACAGCCTTTGAGGCGGAAGCGAACCCTTCCGCACGTTCAAAATCAGCCTCTGAGCCCGTGACGGTTATCTCACAGCCTTTTGCTGTCAGCCTTCCGGCAAGCTCAAGCCATCTCTCCTGCGGCCACTCCTTAAGATACCAGCGTCTGCCTCCGGAAAACATATGAAAAACTACGGATTTATCCTTAGCTTCCGTTTCGGTGAAATCTATATGAGGATTTGAGCCTGTGGTTATCCCCGCTGCGCGGGCCAGACTCCGGTAATTGTCAAGCTCATGGACATTCTGCGAATGCTTCACAGATATATCATAGCAGTAATGCCTGTACTGGTTTTCGGTATTAAAGCCTGCGGTAAAAGCGGAATCAAAGCATGAGGCAATAAACGCATCAAAGCGCGGCCACGAGCCGAAATCCAGAACGAAATCGAAATGCCCCAGCCCTTTCACCGTCCTAGCAGCGTTCACCGGGTTTTTATGGTTTATAATAATGACCCTGTCAGAGGGCATAAACATTTTTACTATGGAAGCGTTATCCGCCCCGCAGACAAAAACAAGCTCAGCATCAGGGTAAGTTCTTCTGAAATCACTGACAATTGCGGATATAAGAACAGTGTCCCCTATTGCGGCGGTTTTAAGGAAGGCAGCCCTGCGGACTTCACCCTTTAAGGCTTTCTTCCTTCTGAAAAGTGATTTGGCATAAAGCAGAACCGGACCCGCATATTTGTCAGCATTGCGGATTAGGGAACCTGTACGGAGGTGTTTCATAAACTATTTTATGTAACCGCCTGTCTTTTCCAGAACATCAAGATAAGCACCTACCCCCTGCTCCAGCGAAAGAAACTCAGCCGCATATCCGGCTTTCCTCAGGTTAGTGAGATCGGCCTGGGTATATTTCTGATATTTTCCTTTAAGCTGTTCGGGGAAAGGAATTATCTCCGATTCAAAATTTTTGCCGTATCTTGCCTTGAAAACTTCCGCTATATCAGCAAAACTTCTGGCCTTCCCTGTGCCGCAGTTAAAAATGCCTGAAACACCGGGGTTCTCATAAAGGAACATATTCACCGCAACAACATCGTTTACATGAATAAAATCCCTGCGGAACTCCTCACTCCCTTCAAAAAGCCTGACCTTAGCGCCTTCCTTATGCTGATTAAAGAAATGGAAGGCTACGGAAGCCATTTTCCCCTTATGATTTTCCTGCGGGCCGTAAACATTAAAATAGCGGAGACCAGCAACCTGAGTGCCGACATTCTTTATATTGCGGAAATAGTTATCAAACGAAAATTTTGAGAAAGCGTAAACATTCAGCGGGTACTCGCATTCGGGCTTCTCCGCAAACCCCTCATCACCGTTGCCGTAGACAGATGCGGAAGAGGCGTAAATGAACCTTGCGCCGCGCTCCATGCTGTAATGCAGAAGCTCCTTGCTGTACTCGTAGTTGTTCTGCATCATGTATCTGCCGTCTGTCTCCATTGTGTTGGAGCATGCGCCTTCATGGAAAAATACTTTTATGAAAAACCTGTCCTCTCTGAGAACGGAGAGAAAATCTCGTTTATCTATAAAATCATTGTATTTAAGCTTATTCAGGTTCAGGTGCTTCGCGGGGTTATCCAGACTGTCAACAATAATGATATTGTCCTCACCCATATCGTTAAGCCCTTTTACTATGTTGCTCCCGATAAATCCTGCTCCGCCTGTTACAACTATCATAATAAACACCTTCCTTTTTAACTAACCGAAATTCCTGCGTCCGGTGAAAAACTGTTCCGCATGCTTCTCAAATCCCCCTCTGTCCCCCTTTTTTAAAGGGGGAAGTGACTCTTCACCCTTTCAGGGTTCGCAATGACGCTCATATGAGTCACTGCGAGGAGCAAAACGACGAAGCAGTCTGTCCTTAATAGCTGCAATTCCTACATCCTGTGGAATTTCAGCACACGCTCGCGCCTTGTTAAACAAGGCTTTTCAGCAAGCTTGGTACAGAAACCGCCGAAATCAAAACGGCGGTTTTGCTCCGCACGGCGCAGTTCCTTCCATGGAACTGTTACCTTTTACTCTTCTCCAGTATTGACGTTGTCGAATACCCGTTAACGAAGCTTATGAGGACAGTTTTTCCGGCGTGTTCACGGCCGATGACATCCTCTATTTTATAGTCTGCACCCTTAACAAGTATGTCGGGGCGTATTTTGCTTATCAGTTCGAGAGGTGTGTCCTCACCGAACTTAACAACATAATCCACGGATTCCAGTGAGCAGAGAACCTCCGCCCTGTCATCCTCTGAGTTGACTGGTCTTGACGCACCTTTGAGCCTGCGGACGGAGTCATCCGTATTCAGACCAAGAATAAGAACATCCCCAAGCTTTTTCGCCTCTCTCAGGTATGTGACATGCCCTTTATGAAGTATATCAAAGCATCCGTTGGTGAACACTATGGTTTTGCCCGCTCTTTTCAGGTTTTCAGCTATGCGCAGCATGGCATCAAGCGATGTTGCCGCATGGCTGCTGCCTTCATCATTAAGCTCATTTATATAAACAGGCGCAGTGCCTATTTTGCTCACTACTATTCCGGCGGCTTTGTTGGCTGTGCATGATGCGGCCTCCATTTCATAACCCTTCGCGAGAGATACCGCCAGAGTTGCGACAACAGTATCCCCTGCACCGGAGACATCGAAAACCTCTTTCGCCTCGGTGGGGATATGCTTCACACTTTCAGGGGTGACAATGCTCATCCCCTTGTGAGAGCGGGTTACGAGAAGACACTTAATGCCGTATTCTGCCAGAATTTCCCGTGCGGCGGCGGTGATTTCATCATCAGCATTTTCAACGCTCCTGCCTGCCGCTTCGGCAAGCTCGTTGACGTTGGGCGTAACAATGTCCGCACCCTTGTACCTGCTCCAGTCATGCCCCTTGGGGTCAACTATAACCTTTTTACCGTATTCTGCGGCTTTTTCGATCACATACCGGCAGACTTCATCGGTGCAGATACCTTTCCCGTAGTCTGAGAGAACCACAGTTCCGCATTCCGCGGCGGCATTATCTATAAAATTTTTATATTCGTCACTGAGGCTGACCGGAACAATCTCTTCAAAGTCCAGCCTGACAACCTGCTGTTTTTCACCGATTACACGGAGCTTTGTCACTGTGGGAAGCTCACGTTCAACAAAGCAGCACTCAGCACCCAGCTCACCCAGAAGCCCTTTCAGGGTAACGGCATTATCATCCCTGCCGCAGGCTGAAAGCATAACACCCTTTGCCCCCAGATGGGTTATATTGCTGAGGACATTCCCCGCACCGCCAAGAGTGAGTCTGGTGTCCTTCACCCTCACAACGGGAACCGGAGCCTCCGGTGAAATTCTGCGGACAGAGCCGAAATAATATTTATCAAGCATAACATCCCCTACTACGAGGACTTTAGTGCCTGTAAAGTCATAGTTTGACATGAAGATTACCTCTAAGAAATCTGACGTGTTTTTAGCATTTTTTAACGTGCGCACGCAACGGAATTAATTAAGCCTTGCCCTGAGTTCGCCCAGTTTTTCTGCCGCATCCGTGTATTCAGTCTGTCCGGATTCCACCTGCTCGAACCAGTAGATAGCGTCGTACAGTTCCGCATTAGAAACATCCGGCAGGTCTCTCAGGCTGATGTAGACATCCATGCCCGCCTTGTATGCAGCGGAGCTTCTCATCGCCTTGCCTTCGGGGGAGAGAGCTGACAAACGGTTGAAGCTTTCGAAAGCCCTTCTGTAGTTGCCCTGTTCGTAAAAGCTTTTCGCCCTGCGGTATGCAACGTCCGGAGCCTTATTCAGAAGCGGCTCCGCATCACGTGATATGCGTTCAATAAGCCTGTCCGCATTCTCTTTGGAGGGAGCAGTGGAAGGAACCCTGTCCAGAAGTTCAAGGGCGCGGACAATATTCACCCTCGCCTGATCGGAGTTGCCCTGCATGGCGAGGTTAACAGCCTCTTCATAAAGGCGTGAAGCTTCCCTGTAGTTCTCCTCTCCGGTTACTATGTCGTAAAGCTTTGCCTTAAGCAGGATAGCCTTCCGGTTGAGGATATTTTTATCCATTGATTCCTTTACTTTTTCGTGAGCCTCAAAATATTTCTTCTGTTCATAAAGCTTTACCGCTTCATTATACAAAGCATGACTCTCATCTGACAAATAGTTGTAAAGCAGAGCACCGAAAAAGACCGAGATCAGCACGAAGCCTATGAGAAATTTTTTCATTTTATCTGTCCGCTTAAATAAGCCTTAAGTTCGGCACTTTTTATTTTCTGCGCCGCGGCGGATGCCTTGCTTCTGTCCCCCATCCCTATGTGGGCAAGGGCAGCGTAATAGTAATCACGGTCATCCGTACCTTTGGAGGCGACTTCCAGAAGGCGGCCGAACCTTTTTTTACGGTAAAGAAGCTCAGCTATATCAAACTTATTGGAACAGGCGGCAAACTCACCGAAGGATTTGCCGTCATACAGGTTTTTATCTATCATATAAGGCACATATTCGCATACGCCGCGCACTGCCGAACCGAAAGCATCCACATCTGCATCAAGGGGGGTTTTGCCTGATTTGATAAGGCATGCTGTCTTTGTTTTGGCAAAATCAGCGTTTTTCTCCTTGATGCATCCGTCCAGAAGCGCACAGTCAAAATCCGCTCCGGTCTGTTTGTATGACTCAATGGCACGGCAGAAGGCTGCGGATTCAAGTCCGTAGCTTTTGCGGTTTGCCTCAAAGCTTGTTATATATGATTTGTAGTCCTTGATATTCCAGAGCCTGTCCAGAGCGAGATTAACCATGTCCGCATCCTTATAAACTCCGTAAACCTTCCAGAAATAGTCATAGTTGCCGTTTTTATAGAAGAGAACTCCGAAATATTTTGCCTGCTCGGCGGTAAGGTTTTTGGGGTTAATGCCTGAGAACAGAGCCTCAGCGGCTTTCGGGTCGCCCTGAGATTTCCCTGCGGCGGCAAGGAGCACCTTGGAATCGTTTGATGCGGAGGCAACAGCCCTGGCAGCGGCGGAATCCATCGGGCAGGATGATTCGGTATAAACCGCAGCACCTGCGGCGGATGTGCCGGAGATAAGCTCTTTTCTCGCCTCTGCGCAGTCTCTGCGGATCAGAAAGCGCATCTTATCCCCTTTGATCACATTCTGATCGAAGCGGGAATCAGCCACACTCTCAATTTTGGCAAAATATGAGTACGCCCCGTCCGTGTCCCCATCTTCAAGGAGGATGCGGTACATGAGATACTCTGCGTAATGCCTGTTAGCCTGATCAGGAGAATCGGCCAGATAAGCCTCAAAGCCCATTCTGGCAACGCTGTTCAGTCCGTCCTTATACGCGTTCAGACCCATAAGGTAGTCCCCTTCATCCGCACCGGCGGAACCAAAGGCGAGCACACTTACAAGCAGAAAGGCTGTCAGTCTTCCAAACATTCCTTAAGCACCTCAACCGGGTGTTTTACTGTTTTACTGCCCAGATGCTGCATCTGGATTGTGCAGGTGGGGCAGTCCGTCACGCCGTAATCGGCCTCGGATTCGTTAAGCTTGTCCAGCATCGGCTTGCCGATCTTTGTGCTGAGCTCAAAGTTGTCCGCCTTCATCCCCCAGCTTCCCGCCATTCCGCAGCAGTTGCTGTTAAGGTCTGTCACCTTAACTCCGGGAAGGGAGGCAAGCATCTCCACAGAGCAGTTGTTGTCTGCCTGCACTTTCATATGACATGATTTATGATAGGAAAGTTTCAGATTTTTCTCTTTAACTCTCAGCCGGTTTCTGCGCTGATTCACAAGGGCGGTGACATGGATGAGCTTTTTGCTCACCGCCTCCACCTGAGAATCGCTCATAAGAAACTTCCATTCCTTAAGGAGCGACAGCCCGCAGGAAGAGCATGAAACCACAACATAGTCCGCCTCTTCCATTGCTTTGCCCCAGCTTGCGAGGTTCTTCTTAACCCTCAGCTTCGCATCCTCGGTCATCCCTTTTGAGAGGAAGGGGATACCGCAGCAGAACTGCTCCGGCAGGACAACCTCACAGCCTATGTGCTCCAGCACATCCATTGTGGCCATGCCCAGTCCGGGGTTGATATAGCTGGCGTAGCATCCTGCAAAATAGACAACCTTAAGCTCGCCTTTTTTACGGAAAGCGCGGCTCTTTGCCCTCTCGAAGAGCGATTTGCCCTCAAATCCCACAAAAGGACGCTCAGCGGTGACTCCGGTCATAACTTCCACAACCTTGCGGTTGAGCTTGAGCTTCATAGCCTTAGTGATCAGCGGGCTTATCTTATGGGTATATTTTCCGAGAAGATCACAGTTAGAGATTATTTTATTATCAAGCCCCGCACCGTACTTTTTAACATACATCGCCTTTGCTTCAATGGAGAGTTTGGGGATATTGACATTGGACGGACATTCCATCACGCAGCTTCCGCAGTTTACACATTTGTTGATAACGTTCTGGAAAGCCTCCTCGTACAGGGAATCATTGTCTATAGTGCCGCTTATAAGCGCGCGGAGAACATTCGCCTTCGCCTTCGGGGCGGCGGTTTCGTCCCTTGTGGCTTTATAAACCGGGCACATCCTTGTTGCGGAGGTAACGGTTGTGCACTTTGAACAGCCGTGGCATTTTTCAGCCTCGTCAGTGAAGCCTTCGTTCCATACAAGGTGCTTTCCGCTTAAGTCCATGCTGCGGTAGTCGGAACCGAAGCGGAGGAATTTCATCATCTGCTCATCGTCACAGACGGTTTTTATATCGGGGTTGAGGAGATCCTCAACATCAAAAGCCGCTTTTGTTTCAAGGAAAAGCGGGTAAATATCCTTATACTGTTCTTTGATATATGCGCTTCTCAGTCTGCCGTCTCCGTGCTCGCCGCTTACAACTCCGCCAAGGGAGTTCACAAGCTTAAACACATCATCTGCAAGGATTTTCAGCATCTCTATATCATGCGGGTCTTTCAGATCAAGGAGCGGTCTGGTGTGGAGAAGCCCCTTTGCTATATGCCCGTAAATGACAAACTCCGCCCTGTGGCCTCTCAGTATGGCGTACAGACCTTTGAAATAGTCCACCAGCCTGTCCGTAGGCACTGCCGCATCCTCAATGAGGGCGAGGATCTTCTTGCGCCCTTTAAGCTTATAGAGTATAGGCACAGCCGCCTTGCGCACAGCCCAGAACTTCGCCGCCTCCTCTTCCGATGCCGCCACGGAGGCAGACGAGGAGAGATCCTTAATATCAGCCATGGCCTGTTCGGCCAGTCTGCGCACCTCTTCCCTGTCATAACCGTCGTACTCAATCATCAGAACGTTGTCCACACCTTCGGGTATGGCTTCCTTAAGTTTAGCGTCCGATTCTCTGGCAAGGTTGAGGAGTGATTTATCCATTATTTCAATGCCGGAAGGTGCGGAAGGCAGAACCCTCTGCACAGCCTGAGCGGACTTGACTATATCATCGAAATAAGCAACCACGAGGCTGTCAAAATCGGGCTTTTCATGCAGACGGAAGGTAAGCTCCGTGACTATGGCGAGTGTGCCTTCCGAGCCGCCCAGAAGCTTGCCTATGTGCAGCCCGCCGTTCTCTGTCAGCCCTCTTAAATTGTAGCCGGAAACATTACAGCGGATTGAGGGGTAGGCGTTCTCTATCTTCTCTTTATTATCTTCATAAAGCCTGTACAGCTTTTTGAACTTAGGCGGAAGCTTGTCAAACGGGGTGGTTTCAAGGGTTTTGATGGTGGTTTCCGTTCCGTCTGCGAGGATAAGCTTTGCATCTTCTATATAGTCGGAAACATTGCCGTATTTAACGGAGTGCGCTCCGCTGGCGTTTGTTCCGTACATCCCGCCGAAGCTGGCATATTCGCCGCTTGAAGGATCGGGAGGAAAGAAAAGCCCCTTTCCCCTGAGCTCAACTTCAAGCTCGCCGAAGCGGTAGCCCGGCTGACAGGTAAAGGTTTTCCCCTTTTCATCCAGTTCCACAAGGGTGTTCATGTATTTGGAAAAGTCAAGTATCAGCCCCTTCCCCACGGCAGAACCGCAAAGGCCGCTGCCTGAACCTCTTGTGTGGATCGAGAGCCCGTAGCGGGATGAGAACTTCACCACTGTTTTAATGTCGTCTTTATCGCGAGGATACACCACGCAGGCCGGCTCCACCCTGAAAATGCTGCCGTCCGTTGAGTGCATGTATCTTCTTATTTTATCGGTGTAAACATCACCCTTAACATTTTCCGAAAGCTCTTCAAAAATATTTTTGGTCAGTTGAGGCATTGTTTCTCCTGTTGTTTATGGGTTCTGTAACCTATAATAATAGATGATCTCCTGAAAATATAAAGACATAATTTATCAAAAAATAATAAGGCAGGGTTATGGAAAAGCTAACATATGAAAAGAAAAACAGAATAGCTTATATCACCTTGAACAGACCGGAGGCACTGAACGCCCTTGATGAGGAGCTTAACAGGGAGCTTGAAGAAGTATGGGACGATTTTGCTTTATGCTCCGAAACGGACATAGTGATCATAACCGGAGCGGGAAAATCATTCTGTGCCGGGGCAGATCTCAAGACATTCATACCAAAATGGAAAAAAGCAGACCTCTATTCACTCAGGCAAAACGCCCAAACAGGCCTTGCCGGGGGGATAACCAGAGGAAAGCACAGAATA
The genomic region above belongs to Geovibrio ferrireducens and contains:
- the miaB gene encoding tRNA (N6-isopentenyl adenosine(37)-C2)-methylthiotransferase MiaB codes for the protein MSRSFYISTYGCQMNEYDSERLASFFSAMGFTQAETPEEADYALLNTCSVREKPHHKVSSELGRLKKIRKKNPNLKIGVCGCVAQQDGEALLKRYPQTDFVLGTDAIARIGEAVEMVENGEKVCYTEFEGGELKVPVFGRQAGHSSFVTIMKGCDNFCSYCIVPYVRGREKSRHSAEILDEVKFLADKGVKEITLLGQNVNSFGKNLDENINFTELLYKVHDISGIERIRFVTSHPKDFSDELIYAMRDLDKVCESLHLPLQAGSSGVLKRMNRKYTYEEYRDKVLRAKELVPSLALSSDFIVGFPGETAEDFEKTLAALEEIRYESLFAFAYSVRPGTKAESLEDDVKPADKKMRLARLLDLQKKISAEISESYTGRRVEVMTEGFSKRDGGVYTGRNRQNRVVNFTSSKVLSVGDITDVIINEAKPNSFFGEAAED
- a CDS encoding exopolysaccharide biosynthesis polyprenyl glycosylphosphotransferase; this translates as MRWTFAPAVMLIDLLTYYITLEAAVISRNTVDILFPEVTRFGFSFMYFAGFWWMPVIVISVIAYKGLYTRRLTTFDETRGLISAVVFSLVLIFAIVSVGKMTDMVSRLTLVFMCFYGIFLFPLVRRIGKRFLFSMGLGTEKIIIAGTGESASEAAAALLAEKGYGYELKGFYPVSGSSTDTVKVRNAAYPVLGGDIEKLLDDVSAVVFVEDEMSHDEITALTTSVRRRVGKIITVPEPGRAAMMNSEFHYLFNNKLFVLKSKNNLVSTANKIAKRAFDIAFTLLVLPFAGLIIITAAIAIRLESKGSPFYSHKRIGRGGKLIGVLKMRSMYKDADVRLKEILESDPAKRAEWEASFKLKDDPRVTKVGRFIRKTSIDEMPQFINVLKGDMSVVGPRPIIRTELDEYYGRDGEYYCMVRPGITGLWQVSGRSDTDYPFRVGLDSWYVVNWSIWLDIMIILKTVKAVIKKEGAY
- a CDS encoding glycosyltransferase family 9 protein, with product MKHLRTGSLIRNADKYAGPVLLYAKSLFRRKKALKGEVRRAAFLKTAAIGDTVLISAIVSDFRRTYPDAELVFVCGADNASIVKMFMPSDRVIIINHKNPVNAARTVKGLGHFDFVLDFGSWPRFDAFIASCFDSAFTAGFNTENQYRHYCYDISVKHSQNVHELDNYRSLARAAGITTGSNPHIDFTETEAKDKSVVFHMFSGGRRWYLKEWPQERWLELAGRLTAKGCEITVTGSEADFERAEGFASASKAVNAAGCSLAETARLLKSSSLVISVNTGIMHLASALGCSVVDICGAVRPERWGAAGENSISLACAEPYISLGFEEKEGRSMDEISVNSVFEAAGRFIKL
- the rfaD gene encoding ADP-glyceromanno-heptose 6-epimerase encodes the protein MIVVTGGAGFIGSNIVKGLNDMGEDNIIIVDSLDNPAKHLNLNKLKYNDFIDKRDFLSVLREDRFFIKVFFHEGACSNTMETDGRYMMQNNYEYSKELLHYSMERGARFIYASSASVYGNGDEGFAEKPECEYPLNVYAFSKFSFDNYFRNIKNVGTQVAGLRYFNVYGPQENHKGKMASVAFHFFNQHKEGAKVRLFEGSEEFRRDFIHVNDVVAVNMFLYENPGVSGIFNCGTGKARSFADIAEVFKARYGKNFESEIIPFPEQLKGKYQKYTQADLTNLRKAGYAAEFLSLEQGVGAYLDVLEKTGGYIK
- the rfaE1 gene encoding D-glycero-beta-D-manno-heptose-7-phosphate kinase; its protein translation is MSNYDFTGTKVLVVGDVMLDKYYFGSVRRISPEAPVPVVRVKDTRLTLGGAGNVLSNITHLGAKGVMLSACGRDDNAVTLKGLLGELGAECCFVERELPTVTKLRVIGEKQQVVRLDFEEIVPVSLSDEYKNFIDNAAAECGTVVLSDYGKGICTDEVCRYVIEKAAEYGKKVIVDPKGHDWSRYKGADIVTPNVNELAEAAGRSVENADDEITAAAREILAEYGIKCLLVTRSHKGMSIVTPESVKHIPTEAKEVFDVSGAGDTVVATLAVSLAKGYEMEAASCTANKAAGIVVSKIGTAPVYINELNDEGSSHAATSLDAMLRIAENLKRAGKTIVFTNGCFDILHKGHVTYLREAKKLGDVLILGLNTDDSVRRLKGASRPVNSEDDRAEVLCSLESVDYVVKFGEDTPLELISKIRPDILVKGADYKIEDVIGREHAGKTVLISFVNGYSTTSILEKSKR
- a CDS encoding tetratricopeptide repeat protein, giving the protein MKKFLIGFVLISVFFGALLYNYLSDESHALYNEAVKLYEQKKYFEAHEKVKESMDKNILNRKAILLKAKLYDIVTGEENYREASRLYEEAVNLAMQGNSDQARVNIVRALELLDRVPSTAPSKENADRLIERISRDAEPLLNKAPDVAYRRAKSFYEQGNYRRAFESFNRLSALSPEGKAMRSSAAYKAGMDVYISLRDLPDVSNAELYDAIYWFEQVESGQTEYTDAAEKLGELRARLN
- a CDS encoding anaerobic glycerol-3-phosphate dehydrogenase subunit C, which encodes MPQLTKNIFEELSENVKGDVYTDKIRRYMHSTDGSIFRVEPACVVYPRDKDDIKTVVKFSSRYGLSIHTRGSGSGLCGSAVGKGLILDFSKYMNTLVELDEKGKTFTCQPGYRFGELEVELRGKGLFFPPDPSSGEYASFGGMYGTNASGAHSVKYGNVSDYIEDAKLILADGTETTIKTLETTPFDKLPPKFKKLYRLYEDNKEKIENAYPSIRCNVSGYNLRGLTENGGLHIGKLLGGSEGTLAIVTELTFRLHEKPDFDSLVVAYFDDIVKSAQAVQRVLPSAPSGIEIMDKSLLNLARESDAKLKEAIPEGVDNVLMIEYDGYDREEVRRLAEQAMADIKDLSSSASVAASEEEAAKFWAVRKAAVPILYKLKGRKKILALIEDAAVPTDRLVDYFKGLYAILRGHRAEFVIYGHIAKGLLHTRPLLDLKDPHDIEMLKILADDVFKLVNSLGGVVSGEHGDGRLRSAYIKEQYKDIYPLFLETKAAFDVEDLLNPDIKTVCDDEQMMKFLRFGSDYRSMDLSGKHLVWNEGFTDEAEKCHGCSKCTTVTSATRMCPVYKATRDETAAPKAKANVLRALISGTIDNDSLYEEAFQNVINKCVNCGSCVMECPSNVNIPKLSIEAKAMYVKKYGAGLDNKIISNCDLLGKYTHKISPLITKAMKLKLNRKVVEVMTGVTAERPFVGFEGKSLFERAKSRAFRKKGELKVVYFAGCYASYINPGLGMATMDVLEHIGCEVVLPEQFCCGIPFLSKGMTEDAKLRVKKNLASWGKAMEEADYVVVSCSSCGLSLLKEWKFLMSDSQVEAVSKKLIHVTALVNQRRNRLRVKEKNLKLSYHKSCHMKVQADNNCSVEMLASLPGVKVTDLNSNCCGMAGSWGMKADNFELSTKIGKPMLDKLNESEADYGVTDCPTCTIQMQHLGSKTVKHPVEVLKECLED